The Mauremys reevesii isolate NIE-2019 linkage group 1, ASM1616193v1, whole genome shotgun sequence genome has a segment encoding these proteins:
- the LOC120405818 gene encoding uncharacterized protein LOC120405818, whose protein sequence is MIDPNIIMKLMDDLARTRREFRAAGHFGSQEAALREKLRRAFPRILQGFLTKFIQCHRMCQLSPSLFEKKIQKTSQDKTKLFYIGCNREISHYLWEAEPQSKRWLEIKMKYRKACTYYCHAGEWDETCTVERLIRQYCGISPQCLNVKRTRANHSGIIFLLIYKLNRYPGEWYHHFPPVALSEREENVWALEREIIFRICQMEDKNELVQFLKTDFFQVMGKYPHYLKQCRAMTEFHPSLFLQNVEQILCGLKRSEGFLVGILDTELISLRPYLWEIGSAKRELEAYKKVHTYFTKVDGTIDVRRFLEKKWWDPRCLNNRTRWYQGERVPIGSFLYLVKFYIGRPPLMEAGSHCKYRKLLKDPYVLGQRKGHRRTNMEKKKHQRKYL, encoded by the coding sequence ATGATAGACCCAAATATAATAATGAAACTCATGGATGATCTTGCCAGAACCAGAAGGGAGTTCAGAGCAGCTGGACATTTTGGGAGCCAGGAAGCTGCCCTGAGAGAAAAGCTCCGTCGGGCATTCCCTAGAATACTGCAGGGGTTCCTCACCAAATTCATCCAGTGCCACAGGATGTGCCAGTTGTCTCCAAGTCTCTTTGAGAAGAAAATTCAAAAGACCTCCCAAGACAAAACCAAACTGTTCTATATTGGCTGCAACCGTGAAATATCTCACTACTTGTGGGAAGCTGAACCACAGTCAAAAAGGTGGCTGGAAATCAAGATGAAGTACAGGAAAGCCTGCACATATTATTGCCATGCAGGAGAGTGGGATGAGACCTGCACTGTAGAGCGACTTATCAGGCAGTACTGTGGAATCAGTCCCCAGTGCCTCAACGTCAAACGTACCAGAGCAAACCACTCTGGTATCATTTTTCTGTTGATCTACAAATTGAACAGATATCCGGGGGAATGGTACCATCACTTTCCACCAGTGGCATTGAGTGAGCGTGAAGAAAATGTTTGGGCACTAGAGAGAGAAATCATCTTTAGGATCTGCCAAATGGAAGACAAGAATGAGCTAGTGCAGTTTTTGAAGACTGATTTCTTCCAGGTGATGGGGAAATACCCACATTACCTGAAGCAGTGCCGAGCCATGACTGAGTTTCATCCTTCTCTATTCCTGCAAAACGTGGAACAGATCCTCTGTGGGCTAAAGAGATCAGAAGGTTTTCTGGTGGGGATACTGGATACTGAGTTAATATCCCTGCGACCTTACCTGTGGGAGATCGGATCTGCTAAACGTGAGCTGGAAGCGTATAAGAAAGTACACACCTACTTCACTAAAGTAGATGGAACCATTGATGTGAGGAGATTCCTGGAGAAGAAGTGGTGGGATCCTCGCTGCCTTAACAATCGCACCCGTTGGTACCAAGGTGAGAGGGTACCCATAGGGTCCTTCTTGTACCTGGTGAAATTTTACATTGGTCGTCCGCCTCTTATGGAAGCTGGCTCACACTGCAAATATAGGAAATTACTGAAAGACCCCTATGtcttggggcagaggaagggccATAGACGAACCAATATGGAAAAGAAGAAACATCAGAGGAAATACTTGTAA